The Mus pahari unplaced genomic scaffold, PAHARI_EIJ_v1.1 scaffold_13760_1, whole genome shotgun sequence sequence CACCTGAGCCTTTGATCTTAGCTAGTCTGattggtgtgagttggaatctcaggatcattttgatttgaatttccctgagaCTGAAGCAAGGTGATGCTGCAGGCTACTGCTGAGAACTCACCCTATGCTAAATGTAGAAGAGTCTTACCTGTCTGCATGCTTCGCAGAGATCCCTCTCTTCAGTCCCAGTGGTGCTGGGACCTCACCTTCTCTGGGAACCACAACTGAAGATgtgtcctttctgtctgtctgtttatgtcAATATGAATCTTTAAATAAACTCTGATTCCCTGGTAATCCTCACAGTGTCTACTTGAACCTCCTCACTTATCTAAAACCTAGCACATTCTCCTTTCACACTATTGAGTtttggtctgttgctatataTTGTAAACTTGAACATAAAAGCACAGCGagccaaaccaaatcaaaacacagTAATCCTGTGTAAACTCAGCCTGGCCTGCACTgaagtcttcctgtctctgtctcctgagtgctgggattgtatcAAAACCATCATGAAAACATCTGTTTGTCATTCCAATGATATTTTAATATGGTCACATCAAATGGGAGAAAAACCTTAACAGATGCCATATTGGATACCTCTTTCATGATAGAAGCAATATGAGTTCCTAGAAACATTCTACTGTTTACATTTTACAACACAACAGAAGGTACAGTTATGGGTATCACTGTCACCATTATCATTCATTACAAAATTAAACTGCTAGACACCCTGGAGAAGAATTTACATCTTTTGTCAGTGACAGAAAGAATGTGGCTGTGGAGACCTGACAGGGCTGAGGCAAGTAACTCCGTGGTAGAGCAACTCATAAGCACTCAGGAAGCCCTGGTTTCTATCTCTGTCACCACAAGAAGGAAGGTTGTCTACCGTTGTGGACCTAGGTAGTTCTGTCTGTAAGACCTAGGGTTTGCAGACGTTAAAGAATGGCGGAACTACAGCCTGATGCTGCAGACAACTTACTTCAGTTTCACTGAGCTTTTAAACATGAACGTacaaaagaaagcaggaaggttGATGAGTTCAGAAAAACCAaatcagaaaaacatgtaaatacataGCAGTAAGAATATATTAACAAACCTTTTCTATAACTGTCTCAGGGCAGACCATATAAACACAAATGTCTGGTACTATGCTATACATGATATCTTGAAAAGCATGAAGTCTAGGCACAAGTCCATATTCAGAATCTGTACATTGAGGCCGGCATCCAGGATATGCTTGCACAGGAATTGGTTCTATAGCTATGTTCTGACTCCCAACAAGAATAAGCATACCTTACAAATTGAATGCATATGTTCTTTTTGCAGGATGTACGAAATCACATCCAAAGCAATCCAGCGAACAAAATATCCTTGAGGTTAAaggccttctttcttttttttctggggcTTCTCTTACAGGTTCCTAAGACATTGTTCACCATGAGTCACTCTTTTGACTGTGTTTCTACAGAGATGCTGTTAGCAGAGGCTCTATTTCACTTTGTGAGGaaacaactaattttttttttttttggaatatgGGAAAGGACAAATGACTGTAATCATCTTGTGAGCAGACAAGCAACTGGATCAAGGAAATGAATCCACAGTGGTTTGTGGTTAGAAATGAAGGTCATTAAATTGGAGGGCCCAAGGGGGGGGGCAGTTAGAATAATGCAAAGGTGATCTGGCACATAAGATACAACCAGACATGAGGGCACTGTATAGATATATAGGTGAGGGTTTAGGATGGTGGCCCACATACTGTCATTGGGTATGAACATTCCATAGGATTAAAATATGGATAGACTTCCACAGGGAAGGCAGGGTTATAGAACCTATAGATGAGAGCTCCACAGTTAGAAACATCATAAAATGAGAGAGTGCCAGCTTCCCGATCcaggaaaactccaacacgaCTGGGACGACCAGGGAGATAGAGGGCCAAGACACTGGAATTGTGGGTGTCAGAACACTCATCAAAGGCCTTGTATACAGACGAATTCTTCATCCCTATAACCCAGTAGCCACATTTAGGCTGATACATTACATTTTGTTTAATATAAAATTGATGTCTTTTTATGAAGTTCATTTCATCCTTTGAATGAAGTTGGGGTTGAGCACACTTTCCATCATTTAATCCGAGGAGCCAGGCAGCCCTTCTAGACACGTCTACTTCCCAGTAATGCTTCCCTGAGGAAAGAGCTGGATATCCCAGGACACCCAAATTGTAGGTCTCAGAAACTGGAAGCTTACTCATATTGTAACCTATATATtgtatttgtcttttttctttgttaatggtAATGTCTGCATCATTCTTTGCATGTAGATCCATATGAACTGCAGAAAAATGAGACATGTATATTTTGAGTCAGATGAATCATAAGGTACAGCCTTATTTGTAATGTAAGCAAGAGAAGCATAGGGAGAAAGAGCAAGGAAACATGGAGAAGCCTTGTTTACAGTCAAGCAGAGGCAGATTGCTGTGCATAGTGGGAGAAGCACCATGAAACCTGAGACTTAACAGAGAAATAAACTCTGGAAGACATTGAGAGGAGAGGGATTCATGGTGCTGTGGTTTCTCCTTACCCCAGTATTGCTGGACATCCATGAGTCCTGAAATGATGAAAGTTCACAGCAGTAAGTACAGTGAAGGAATCAAACCATTAAAGCCCNNNNNNNNNNNNNNNNNNNNNNNNNNNNNNNNNNNNNNNNNNNNNNNNNNNNNNNNNNNNNNNNNNNNNNNNNNNNNNNNNNNNNNNNNNNNNNNNNNNNNNNNNNNNNNNNNNNNNNNNNNNNNNNNNNNNNNNNNNNNNNNNNNNNNNNNNNNNNNNNNNNNNNNNNNNNNNNNNNNNNNNNNNNNNNNNNNNNNNNNNNNNNNNNNNNNNNNNNNNNNNNNNNNNNNNNNNNNNNNNNNNNNNNNNNNNNNNNNNNNNNNNNNNNNNNNNNNNNNNNNNNNNNNNNNNNNNNNNNNNNNNNNNNNNNNNNNNNNNNNNNNNNNNNNNNNNNNNNNNNNNNNNNNNNNNNNNNNNNNNNNNNNNNNNNNNNNNNNNNNNNNNNNNNNNNNNNNNNNNNNNNNNNNNNNNNNNNNNNNNNNNNNNNNNNNNNNNNNNNNNNNNNNNNNNNNNNNNNNNNNNNNNNNNNNNNNNNNNNNNNNNNNNNNNNNNNNNNNNNNNNNNNNNNNNNNNNNNNNNNNNNNNNNNNNNNNNNNNNNNNNNNNNNNNNNNNNNNNNNNNNNNNNNNNNNNNNNNNNNNNNNNNNNNNNNNNNNNNNNNNNNNNNNNNNNNNNNNNNNNNNNNNNNNNNNNNNNNNNNNNNNNNNNNNNNNNNNNNNNNNNNNNNNNNNNNNNNNNNNNNNNNNNNNNNNNNNNNNNNNNNNNNNNNNNNNNNNNNNNNNNNNNNNNNNNNNNNNNNNNNNNNNNNNNNNNNNNNNNNNNNNNNNNNNNNNNNNNNNNNNNNNNNNNNNNNNNNNNNNNNNNNNNNNNNNNNNNNNNNNNNNNNNNNNNNNNNNNNNNNtctaggtttggaatccccctcgaggaccatggaataacttatgtcCCGCGGGGCGGGATACCTGCTCACTCACTCGCTGTGTGATGTTGGGAAAGCCTTATTCTCCAAAGCATGGTGCCTTAATGTCACACTCACATAATGTGTTtcttccactttccctcctcctctcctagaagtcttttaaatgtgaattagtgaatttttaaaaaatcaaattgaaTGTACAGAAAATAATGTGTGGGCTGGGAATGGTGTCACAtgtacttagaaggcagagacaggggatctGTGATTTCAAAACCAACCtcttctacacagtgagttccaggccaggcagaccTAGAAAGAGGAACCccgtttgaaaaacaaaaaaatcacaaatgagTAAATAGAaccatagaaaaaagaaaagcaagaacaaaataGAAGGGAGATGAGTTTTCAAGAATCTGGTAAAATAGTCACAGAGTATGAGAAAGCTATCTGAAAAAAGCCTAGACTTCAAACACTGGTCAATGTGGACATATTATTCAACATCTGCTTCTTCAAGTTCTCTTGGTAGGATGACAAAAtttggaaaaggaaagaggacacCACACTTAGACTGACAAATGCTCTACATGTTAGGATGAAGTCTGATGACAACAGCTGGGATGAGACACTGTACACACAATGGTGAGGCTTCCCCCAATTCTTTGACTTATGTGGTCCACctgcagccattttttttttcaccatgttCACAAAGTGTCAAGTCTCTTTTTTGAAAAAACTCTAAGTTCAATCACAAAGGACATCTGGATCTCCTCTATCCCCAGGAGAAATACACCAAATATTTGGGAATTTTTCCATACACGACTTTGTGAAAACTGCAGACACAGAGGACATATACTACCTATCTGCACTTGTCAACTGCAGATCCAGAGCTAGATACAAACAGACAGTATGGACAGAATGATGTATCCATGAGGAGTCTGAAAGCACCTGTGGGTGCAGTTGTTACATCTCACTACTGATCTAGCTCATTAGCTATCCATAACTATGTCTCCTAAAAAGAACCTAATCTGTTCTCAATAGTTAGAAAATGTTCATATCTGCCCTCTCtcatcttcttctttcctcttcctagaACTTCAGAATAGCATTATGTATAAATTCTGCAAAACCCCAGAGATATTTATTCTAATTGACTATCAAATAATTCTCACCACACAAAGGGCTATCCTTCCCTATCAGCCCAGACATACCTTCTCAGGACACAATTTGCACcctagggagaagggagaaaacaCAGTTAATAACATGTTCTTCATGTTCTTGCAAATCCTGGTTACAGGCTTATTGGCTGAAGAGACAAAGTCAAAAGAGAATCAAATCAGTCACCTTCATTTCCccaagaaatgatataaatacagtgtgtgtttattttacttatatgtaaattaatagactgtttcttttctttctttttttttttttttgaaacagtacTTCATATATTTCTAAACCATGAGGCTGGTTTTGCCCATGGGACTCTGACAGTGACATGGCTAGAGAAAGGCTGGTTTGTAGTCCTGACAGGGCACTCCTGCCATTCCTGTCTTCATCTGGAAGGCACTTTAGTCAGGTCTTTAGTTACACCTTCTTGCTTTTCCTCCAGAGAAATTGAGACCCAACAGTGGACAGGGATCCATCTCCCTGCCTTCGGCTTAGCTGTCTGACTGAATAGACTGTTTCTGACTTATATTACCAGGCATTGGAGGCCAAAGATGAAGAAACAGTAGTTTGAAAGCTTACATAGGTTTTCATGTgcatatttttaaacaaacatgtGACCATTCTCATCTTACATATTAGGTATCTGTTAGCTTACTGAAAACTTCTATGTATGAGAAACTGAATTCCAGATTCTTTTAATCATTTAACAATCcccccttctgtttttcttctctttctgagttGTCCTGGAAGGTAAGGAGTTGATCTAAAGAGATATTTATGTTTCTCAATTTGACCATCAAACTGTTGAAACAGAGACTCCAAACAAATGGTAATTTCTTCAGGATCTCATATTCAGAGAACAAATAAAGCTCTATCAAGAGGAAGAGTTGGTCTTCTCAAAAGATTTCAAACAATGACTTTTCTGACCATCTTCAAGTGTGACACTGTGACCTAGATCATGATGGGAGAATGATGgacaggaccacaccttgactTAAATTACATACATGTTCATATTCTTGGCTCTCTACTTAAACTTTGGTCTCACTTAGGGAACATGAAGATGCACAgagggttgtttttcttttctttcaatatcTTCCTCTCTTTTCAAAACATGCTCCCTTTAGTaaatctcctttttctgctttccaATATTAATTACACTCCTTTATTTTGGCTTATTGAGGACAGAAATCAAGACCTGACTGGCCAGGTCCTTTGTGATATGTTAAATAAGTACTGTACTTAGCCATTTGTCCTGGATTTGGAAGTTAACACTATGCAAGAATTCTTGAATGTTTGGATTCCACTGGCTATTGGTAGTTACATGTAGTTACATGTAAAGTTACattcttaaagaactacaggggctggagagatggctcagcggtgaagagcattgactgcccttccggaggtcctgagttcaagtcccagcaaccacatagtggctcacaagcatctgcaagagatatgatgccctctttcagtgtgtctgaagacagctacagtgtacttacacataataaataaataaatctaaaaaaaaaaaagaactacagcCACCCTTCTTTTTGAAGTTTAGAATTACCAGTAGCTTCTTGACTGTAGGTGAGCTTTGTAAGCAAGTCTACTTTCATACTTGAGTTTGGCTTGTACAGTTCTTGGGTTTGATATCAAAACCAATCTTAGTTTATATGGGCTGCTGCTAACCTGTGTCCTGAAGACAGTGTTTTCCTTGTAGTCATCCATCATatctgactcttacactctttctgccctttcttctgCAATGATGTCTGGGCCTTTGAATTAGTGGTACagtatatatattctattatgGGCAGATAATCTGCAATCTCTTGCAACTTTTACCTTGAGAGTTAATGAGTAAATGTGCTGTTCTCCAGCTCAGTATgtaggacaggctggccttgaacccacctAAGATTAATTTGTTTTTGCATTCCAGCTGCTGGAGTAAAAGATGTGGGTCAGCAGACCTCAATGTATGATAGAAagcctatattttcttttaatcattgTGGGCTGctcatctatatatttttatttatgtgcattagAAGCTCtaaatttctgagttcacagGCTACTgcacatgaatttattttatataacataaacaaacaaatgtagatTACATAGCAAAAGAAATTTGTGAGAGAACTAATTATTCTAGATGTAAATTCACAAGTTCGTCCTCATGAAGAACTCAGTATGTCCTTGTACACAGAATCATGAgtataatagataaaataatggGTCAGTTGGAGAACttgtcaacagatgaatggataaaaatgaTATGATCACCATGTATATTGAAATATTAGGCATGTAAAAGCAAGAAGTATTGACATTGAGTAACTTTTCTGAACTCAGAGAATTCATTATATTCACCtaactgtaaacaaacaaacaaacaaataaaaacccaccaGAAGTGATATTAATGAAATATGTGTCATATAAACATATTTCATCTCACAATGGTAAATATTAGAGTGGGGTTATCAGGGGCTGGAGGCAGAGAAAAATGATTATACTCaatagtcaagaaaaaaaattgcaaaattaTGAAATGTGTTTGCTCTAGTTATTATGTTAAGTAACTCATTTTAGATATAGATGCATAATTCTATCTATTATGAATGTTTTCAGTTATAATGTTTTCAGTTATAATGGAAAAGAAGCAATTAAAGGACTTTGAAGAATTTCTAAAACCAGAAAGGTCTACAAGATGATAattgagatgaaagaaagaaattcctccagggGTGTAAATCAACATACtatgacttttaaataaattatttaaaaatatgatagaGATCAAAAACTACAACTTTATACATCCATAGATAAAGAAGACACCTTTCCTATTAGTAATAGGGGACAGAATCAGGGACAAATTCTCTGAGTTCTTACATGGTACTCCCACCACCAACAGCATCCCAGTCCACTGGAATCAGAGGCCATGAGGGTAAAAGTCTCAAATTATCAGAGGAAGCAATGAACTCTACTAATTTCAAATTCTGGTGAAGTGAGTAAGTTGACAGTTGAAAACGTGCTTCACATATGCTCAGCAATAGAGCAGTGTAATAATACCCATGAGGCAAGAGATCTTCTTTGCAAGGTTCAGCTTCAGTTCTGAGAAGTTGTTGACAaaccaataaaatacaatttcCCCTTGGCATTTATGTGTGCAGTCATTCCTCCTGAATGACTATGAAAATGATTCAGGAAAGATTTCAGGAAGAGCTCACTGTCATCACCAGGAAGAATAtagcagcagagagggagggcaaTGGTTTCCGGTCCCCTGACTCNCTATTATGGGCAGATAATCTGCAATCTCTTGCAACTTTTACCTTGAGAGTTAATGAGTAAATGTGCTGTTCTCCAGCTCAGTATgtaggacaggctggccttgaacccacctAAGATTAATTTGTTTTTGCATTCCAGCTGCTGGAGTAAAAGATGTGGGTCAGCAGACCTCAATGTATGATAGAAagcctatattttcttttaatcattgTGGGCTGctcatctatatatttttatttatgtgcattagAAGCTCtaaatttctgagttcacagGCTACTgcacatgaatttattttatataacataaacaaacaaatgtagatTACATAGCAAAAGAAATTTGTGAGAGAACTAATTATTCTAGATGTAAATTCACAAGTTCGTCCTCATGAAGAACTCAGTATGTCCTTGTACACAGAATCATGAgtataatagataaaataatggGTCAGTTGGAGAACttgtcaacagatgaatggataaaaatgaTATGATCACCATGTATATTGAAATATTAGGCATGTAAAAGCAAGAAGTATTGACATTGAGTAACTTTTCTGAACTCAGAGAATTCATTATATTCACCtaactgtaaacaaacaaacaaacaaataaaaacccaccaGAAGTGATATTAATGAAATATGTGTCATATAAACATATTTCATCTCACAATGGTAAATATTAGAGTGGGGTTATCAGGGGCTGGAGGCAGAGAAAAATGATTATACTCaatagtcaagaaaaaaaattgcaaaattaTGAAATGTGTTTGCTCTAGTTATTATGTTAAGTAACTCATTTTAGATATAGATGCATAATTCTATCTATTATGAATGTTTTCAGTTATAATGTTTTCAGTTATAATGGAAAAGAAGCAATTAAAGGACTTTGAAGAATTTCTAAAACCAGAAAGGTCTACAAGATGATAattgagatgaaagaaagaaattcctccagggGTGTAAATCAACATACtatgacttttaaataaattatttaaaaatatgatagaGATCAAAAACTACAACTTTATACATCCATAGATAAAGAAGACACCTTTCCTATTAGTAATAGGGGACAGAATCAGGGACAAATTCTCTGAGTTCTTACATGGTACTCCCACCACCAACAGCATCCCAGTCCACTGGAATCAGAGGCCATGAGGGTAAAAGTCTCAAATTATCAGAGGAAGCAATGAACTCTACTAATTTCAAATTCTGGTGAAGTGAGTAAGTTGACAGTTGAAAACGTGCTTCACATATGCTCAGCAATAGAGCAGTGTAATAATACCCATGAGGCAAGAGATCTTCTTTGCAAGGTTCAGCTTCAGTTCTGAGAAGTTGTTGACAaaccaataaaatacaatttcCCCTTGGCATTTATGTGTGCAGTCATTCCTCCTGAATGACTATGAAAATGATTCAGGAAAGATTTCAGGAAGAGCTCACTGTCATCACCAGGAAGAATAtagcagcagagagggagggcaaTGGTTTCCGGTCCCCTGACTCTCAGACACTGGGACCTCCTCCAGTCTTACCTGCAGCATTTCCAAGGATGAGAGCTCCAACTGATGTTTGACATCAAAGATGAGGTCTCCCACCAACTCTGTCTGTTCCCTTAGCTCATTTTCAGACTCTTCCAGCTCTTCAATAACCTGTTCCTTCTCGTTCTTCAGCGTCTGCAGCTCCTCATTCTCCTTGGAGTCCAGGAACTCTCTTAGTCTATTAAACTGTCTCTGAACATTTTCTACATTGCTCTGTATTTGGTCCTTCGTGggtaagaaaagagagaggaattcAGTCTGCCCAAATGGGAATAGGAAACAGAGAAGTACTGCTCTGGGAGGGGAGCTTTCACAGGGAATTGAGcttgggaaagggaagggattcTTAGGGAAGCAGGATTTTACATTTAAAGTCTGTTCACAACATTTCCAAACAATAATCTTAGGTCACCTTTACAAAGGCCATGTGAGCCAAAGCGGGATGACTGGATGAGGCTCAGTTTCTCAACAGTTGTCTAAGATACTTGTTCCT is a genomic window containing:
- the LOC110314714 gene encoding tripartite motif-containing protein 30A-like, translating into MKKAKICAEWKDDLQQQKADWEDQIQSNVENVQRQFNRLREFLDSKENEELQTLKNEKEQVIEELEESENELREQTELVGDLIFDVKHQLELSSLEMLQGANCVLRSFIISGLMDVQQYWVHMDLHAKNDADITINKEKRQIQYIGYNMSKLPVSETYNLGVLGYPALSSGKHYWEVDVSRRAAWLLGLNDGKCAQPQLHSKDEMNFIKRHQFYIKQNVMYQPKCGYWVIGMKNSSVYKAFDECSDTHNSSVLALYLPGRPSRVGVFLDREAGTLSFYDVSNCGALIYRFYNPAFPVEVYPYFNPMECSYPMTVCGPPS